Part of the Motacilla alba alba isolate MOTALB_02 chromosome Z, Motacilla_alba_V1.0_pri, whole genome shotgun sequence genome, CAGTGATGTTGGATTCCACAGTTGCTTTCAAATCAAAGTTATTATCTCTCCATTGATACCTGATTATTCAGCATTCTGTGTTCCTTTTATCCCACTAAGTCCCATTATTGGTTAATGTTTCTCATCAGAAGCTTTTGAGTAGATTGGCGGCATAGAGACTGATCTACCGACAGAGATTTTTGTATTAGAATGAACCTCAGTCAAACTTATGTGGTAGCACACAGACTGGGTaaacaggatttattttctaCAACAGGTTGTGCTCATAGCAGGCTGTTTGACAGAATGCAGTAAAGAAAATGATGAAGAACTTTaatttcccaggaaaagctAGCATAATCCTAAATGCCTCCAGGATTTTGACTATTCACTCCTCAAGTGTATACAGAAGCCATTTTAGATGACCAGCATGAATTAGGGTATTGAACCCTTCTTGCACCAATTTAGCTGCAGGACAGAAAGTAACGCTTTTAAATTCCTGTTGGAAAAATGATTTTAGTGATCATGATGGTTTTATGTAGAACTTGTCCCACTAAATATatcacagatttaaaaaaaaaaaaaaagaagacagactTCACAGCCAGGAAGACAGACTTCACAGCCAGTAAGCACGTGCAATGATCTagtaaaagcaaaatcaaagtTGAGAATGATTGCTCTCATTTGGTAACCTGTGTTTTGGCTGTACTGTGTGAAAGCAAAAGGTGATTGGTGCCTGGAGGCTACAGAGCAAAATAGTGGTCTTGTCTTTACAGTCATATagggaaggaaaggcagatAATTCGTAGTCATGGAAACCTGGAGGGGTCACTTAGGTGTGAGGAGAGGAGGATGAAGATTAGAAATCATAAACTCTTCTGTGGGTTAGCCTTCGAGTCCAGTGCTAAATATCAGAAGTGAAGAAGAGTTTATGGGCTGAAAGCCTTCACTGAGGTGGTGTCTAAGTGCATGAGACTTCTCAAGTATACTTATTTTGACAGCTGGATAGAATAACTCATGGAAATACTATTCTGTGTGTGTACTGTCAAATACCTGTTTGAGTATAATAATTTGTGTATTCATGCCTTTGTTGAGGATATTTCTGTACAATTTTTCAGAATgagtatattaaaaatgctatgtGGTAATTTATTAACCTTGATATAATTACACTGTGCATCTGCTCTTTCAATAGGTGACAATATTCTGGCTGTCCTAAAATACCTAGCTACATCAGAAAAGCTGGCTAAGTCTTTTGAGTATCGACATGGAAATGTTGTGTTCTTTGATATACTTGGTTTATTTGTCCTGGCTTATCCTGCTCGAGTTGGCGCAATTATGAACTATATTACAGCAgcaattgcttttttttatttaagcaaaaaaGTATTACAGCCAAAACCCAGAGGTAAGTctaggtgatttttttttcaattttttgtgtgtttttgtttgtttgtttgggggttttttggtggggttttttttttttggcttttttgagtttttctaATTGCATTACTCTTCAACAAATAGCAATTACTACATGCAGAAGTGCAGGTGAAAAAGTGTTGAGGCCATTACAGCATCTGGTTAGTTgaacttcagaaataaattttaggTGTGCAGCATGCCATAGGAGTTGCTTTGTGTTTAAATCTTGCATCTGAATATTTATGATGGTGAAAGAATATAATAGGCCTAGATATCTAGCATTTATGAATCATGATTTTGTCTCTTATAATTTCATGAAGATTaaaatttaatcttttaaaaatctggaaattgaaaaaaaaattgctgagtatccatatatttttttattttgttaattcaGGTACAGTGTCAGAACCGTGTTTCTTCGACACTTGTCTATAGACAGGACcaagtaacaaaaaaaatggggaaaattacAGCAAAGTTTAATAGAGAGTGTAAACCAACTTAAATCTAGTTAGACCTTCTTAGTATGTGTAGGAACATGcctgtttaaaagaaataaggCTTAGGAAATCACTTCCATCTCCTCCTCAAAatccagaaaacatttttggagTAAGGAAATGTTACAAGAAAACAACTCaaatttgttgttgtttttgggggaAAGGAGATGGggggcttggggtttttttggggggtttatttgtttgatttggttttgtattCTTTTGGGAgagagtttttattttggtttggagtttttgtGATTTGGagatttgtgggatttttgtgattttttgtggttttggagattttgtgggtttttgttgggtttctTGTTGGGCTTTTTGGTATACTTAGAAGTGGAACCGTGGCTCCACCGGCCCCCTAGTAAAATTTTTGCCATCAAGAAAGCTGTAATCTGCAAAATACACCAGTATTCTGGGAATAAACATTGCAGCAGGGATGTGTGCAAATAGACATGCCAAGAATTAGGCTAAGTGATGCAAACTATGCTATTAAGATATCTTCAGAGGAGATACCTTTATTTTGGTCATTAAAGTAGTTACACTATGGGGTAATTAAAATTTTGGTGATAGTCTGTGGTAGAATACACAAGTGTTGaataaaacttcctttttcttcttcatagcTGTTCATAACCTGAAGAGGTTACTGACTGCATTCAGCTTAACCCTGACGAGCTGGGTGTGCACACTGTTGGCAGTCCTTATGGTGGCAATGTTTGTCTCCTTTATTGGACGGGCTCTTTCTTGGTACACCCATTTCTATGTTTCTGTGTCTCTCTatggcactgcagctgcagctaaGCTCATTCTTGTGCACATGCTAGCCAAGAAGTTCTTCTACAAGGTAGGTAAGGCTTTGTTATTGTTGAAGGGCAATGAGGTGTTAAATCTGTGGAAGACAGATTTgtgctgcttaaaaaaaaaagcaaaaggtttttaatatttaaagtatCACTGTAAAAAATTGCTTCACCTAAACATAGGGATTGTTCTGCTAAATCAGAGAGGTAAGAACTGTGTGATTTAAGTCAGCTTTGACCTTTAGGAGATGTTTCAGAAAAAAGGCAGGAGTCTTTGTGACTTaggtcacaacaaccccaggcagtgccacaggctggggcagagtggctgcaaagctgcccacaggaaaaggacctgggggtgctgctgacagcagctgaacatgagccagggtgtgcccaggtggccaagaaggccaatggcatcctggcctgtgccagcaatagtgtggccagcaggaccagagcagGGATTGTTCCTCTGTGTTCAACACAGGCCACTCCTCAaatgctgtgttcagttttgggcccctcagtacaagaaagtaattttggtgctggagcatgtccagagaagggcaatggaacTGGTGAAGGGTCTGCAGCACAAGTCCTGTAAGGAGCAGTTGAGGGAACTGGGGTTGTTttggctggagaaaaggaggctcaggggggaccttatcactctctacaactgcctgaaggGAGGGTATAGCCAGGTGGGGTTTGGTCTTTCAGAcaaccagcaacaggacaagaggaaatgtcaAGTTATGCCAAGGAAGtttcagattagatattaagagACATTTCTTTATGGAAAGGGTTGCCAAGCTCTGAATcaggctgcctggggaaagggttgggtcaccatccctggaggtatttaaaagatttctAGATGTCGCAGTTAGTGACATGGTTTACCAGTGGCCTTGTTAGTGCAAGGCTTAGATCAAGTGATCtcaaaggtattttccaacctaaacaattcttTGTTTATTCTGATTTATAGTTGTTTTGACCACAGCTAGAGATGGAACAGAGCTCTTGATTGACTGTGTTCTTCTCTACAATAGGTAAAAGTCATTTAGGCCCCTGCAAAGTTCAGTGAGGATTTGGTGTGTTAGTTTTCCATTGCTGTCATTTGTCATGATTACTGTCAGTTTACCTGTTTTGCTTAGAATTCTTTCTTATGGACTAACCAATGTGATTTAACTTCTGTAATAGTTTCATAATTATAGATTATAATAGTCCCATATGGTTTTGTGTTAAATATGAGTAGTCTTGAGGTATCTGATAGATGACACTCTTCCAGGGCAGAACTTGACTAATCAGGCCCACTAGGTTGAGGTAATATTTAGTCATTCAGCTTGCTGTTATTTATATCATCTCAGCCATTTAGGTGGGTTTTGGACAAGGGAATTTAGGAAGCCTTAGTTGTCATCCAAATACAAATGTTTGAAAAAGTTTAAGAACTTCATGCCATTTGATTGATTATATGAAAAGTTCTGAGTTGATCCACTGTGTCCTTCTCTGGAAGtaggttttttaaatttttttggggAAGGGGAGTGTTAAGTGGCACACGTATGTTACTAAATACATGTGTGTATTTGGTGTTTTCCCTTTGTGGGAAAGATGAGCCATTTATAAAACAGATGCAATGCTACCATTTTCCAGTCATCTGGATGAGCTGTCTGTTACTTTCATTAGCTGTTAAGACATTTCAGGCTCTAGATCTACTTCATGCCTACTGATTGCCTAATCATCAGATCAACCATCTGAGAATCAGAAGTGTTGCACGCTGTAGCTTGCGCCACATGGTCGTTAATGTTGCTTCTGTAACTTGCATTTGACTTAAACGTTGCATAAAAATTTTGGAAGCCAGTTTCTTCCTTGGCTATCAGAGGCAGTACCTATTCATGGCTCAGCAACTTTTGAGTTGATAAGCTTTATGTTTTGAAATAGGTTTGGCAACTTTTATGTTTCTTCACtctcctcttttgttttccttctcaccCTGAAACTGAAGTAGGTGCTTTCTGATAACCATTGTTCATGCAAGCAGTCCCTTGTGCTACTAGCAGGATTTCCAGTTAGGAATCATGCACTGCAAACACTGCAGAATTGCCCAtgtaacttgaaaaaaaaaaaaacaaacccaaagcaaatCATATTTTTGATGGttacatttcttctttccccctgccccctgAAACATATCTGCTGTTGTCTGTTGTATGATGTCTTTTACTCAAAACAAgtaacatattttaataaacagaCTTCTGAAGTGACAGCTTGTGGCATGACTTTAAAGGCACCAGTATAGTATTTGTGCATTAATGACAGTGATTGTGTAAGAAGACTTTTAACAGCTTACAGATAAGCTTACAGCTTATTCAAAAACAAGCTTACATTCTCAGGAGGTCCAGATAATTTTTCACCCATAAGTATTACACAGTTTTTTAATACTCtgtgttactttttaaaaaaggccCTGTCGCCTGAAACGCTAGCCTTGTGTATTCTTTGGTATTGTCATTTGTAcattcccttccttcttccccagcCTATGTAATCTGTTTTTCAAGTTATGTCAGCAGATTcagaaaactaataaaaaaatatactgtCATGGATAATTCTGTATGGTAAAGGGATGGTGAGATGATGCTATTCAAAATTGTTTAGCTCAAGGAAAACAATTGTATACAAGTAATGTGGATTTTTCTATGTGTTCTCTATGAGATGGGACCCATGGAATGTGCACAGTAATGAAATgtatttacttctttttttttacagaatgtGAATGAGCAGTTCCTGGGAGATGTTTTTTTTGATGCCTCGTTGATGATTTGGTCAATAGCATTGGCTGTGATGACTCAGATAGGCCTTTGTTCAGCATTCATTTGTACATTATGGGTAGTATTTCCTTTACTCACTAAGCTGATGATCCACAAGGAATTCAACCAAAAAGGTATGGGTTTTGAGGGGCAGAAATTATGTTTCTAAACTTGTACCCCTACTCTTATTTAAGCAAAAGAAATTGCAAACATTGGCTTTAAGTAGTcacatttttgtaatgaaaaaagtGTTCTCGAACTAAAGACAGTTTGAAAGTGTgagaaggtttaaaaaaatacactgaaaaacaTCCCAGGTCTCAGCCTAGAAGAGCAGTATTTGAGTATATTAAtgatattatatttatattaatatattaattatattaatatgtAAGTATATTAATAATCAGAATTTTGACGAACAGCAAAGGTTCAtaaaaatattgtaatatttaaattatacttGGGACAGAAAAcgtgtttcaattttttttgtaatacaAGATTaattttgtggtggttttgaaAGTTATACTGGTGTTTGCTGTGCAAAACAAGATCTTCTTCCCATATCCATGTCAGGGATGAGGACCAGTATTGTGTATTGGGACTTGCAGCAGTATGTCCTTGTGGGTATATCAGTAAAGCTGTGTATTTATGTCCTTCTAAGCTTctacttttttgtcttttgttttttcctgttctatATAGGTGCCACAATAAAGTTTATTGTGATGTACATGCTGGGGATGTTTGTTCCCTATCTGTATATGCTGTATCTTAGTTGGACTGTGTTTGAAATGTTTACACCTGTCATGGGACGAAGTGGTTCAGAAATTCCACCAGATATGGTGTTGGCAGGATTTATTGTGATCTTCACTATGATCCTGTCTTCCTATTTTGTAAGTAGAATTTGCAAATGTTGTTTAAAACCCTTATGTTTTTCTCTATAGTTTAGAATAAGATGGTTTTTCTAATTAATGCTAGAAGTTAGTGATAATTTGACGATATCTTAAATGTTACAGGGAAGGTCTAGAACATATGTCAAAAATTCTATGGTTTGTGTTAGTCAAAAAAGATCACTGAAGCAGAACTTATATTGCTCTATGGTGATGTAGTAAAGACTGGTGTAAAATACGAAATGTAATGCTCAATTTTGAGTAGAGATTTGATTTAGGTGTAATGTATGACTGAGCAATACATGTACAAAAGTCAGAAAGAATACTCAGATTTGTGGCTTTTTCTGCTGCCATAGAACCTGGAAagattggtttggtttgttgttttttggtttttttgttggcaGATGGTTTAAAACTAAGAAAATTCTGAAAGTTCCAGAAAGTACttactttattcctttttataaaagaaatcaTCTTAAAAATACTAGTTTTAAATGCtgagattaaaaagaaatgtcttgTGTGAGGTGGTACTTGCAATTACGTCTTCTTAATGTACCTTCAGTTCCATAATTGAATTTTAGAATTATACAAGTAGTGTTTTATATTTACTTGTTGCAGTTTTATAACTGGACTGTTTTTTTATTCTCTAGATTAACTTCATTTACCTTGTCAAAAGTACAAAAACGACGCTAGTAACTTTAACTGCTGTATTTGTAGTCACTCTGATTCTCGTTTGTAGTGGAATCTTCTTTCCTTACAGTTCTGATGCAGCTAATCCAAAGCCTAAGCGAGTCTTTCTTCAGGTAAGAAAAGCTTTGCATGTTGTATTGCCTCTTTTGGTTGCAAGAATGTTTAGTTTTTTTCAAGGCTTAATATcccctttctttcttggtttaAAAGCTCTAATGATTATTCCTGGATTTGAAACAATTGATAATATTTCCCTTGTTCACTCTCAGTGTTCAGCTCATCTGTGTCAGAAGAGCGGGGTGTTTTAGGGGCATTTAAGTGGGTGAATTGTGTAAACAATGGTGATTTAAAAAGTGAATGTGGTTTGAGGTGGGCTAAAACAGTCATCTTCTGATGGTGTTTTTATGGTATGTTTCTTATCTGAGTAATTCTTGCATTTATGTTCATAAATACTCAGATATGTGTTCAGTGCTGAAAAGTCTACTGAAAATGCAGTAGACCTTAAGGATTCACACGGAGAATATTTCAGGATCACCTCTGACTTGCAGACTGCAGAGGTTCCATTATCTTTCtatgtttgttgtttgtttttttttcttctagcatACGAGCAGAAGATTTCATGACCTAGATGGAAATTTGGTTAAAAGTGACTCTGGTATATGGATCAATGGGTTTGATTATAATGGAATATCTCACATAACTCCCCATGTACCTGAAATCAATGACACCATTAGAACGCCATGTGAGGAGCAGGCTCCCTTCTGTGGCCTTCCTTGGATTCTGCCAGTCCATTTCATGTTCCGGTTTGTGTGAACTCCGCTTCACTTGAGCACTTTACTGCAAAGTACAGGGGTCGTTTATGCAATTTCACTTAtataagggaagaaaaactaAGGATAATCTTGGTCTAAAAGTAAATAATCCTTCTTCTGTGTCTTCTGCCATGGGTCTGCTGAAGGCGCTGTAGAAGTTGATGTGTAGAAATTAAATGTAAGcactggaggagaaaaaagtgaAGGGAGGGTCATCCTAAAGGGCAGTTCAGAGGAGGAGGATATGTCTTCTCCCTTCTTCGCTTCCTtcactgctgctgacagcagaggaTGTTTAGGGTGGCAGGTCTCCACAGAAGGAAACCAGTTACTGTGGCTATTTCTTGCACCTCAAGAATCTTGAGAGCAAAAGTTTAGCTGTTTGAAGGTGAAAATATTCTCACTcatttgttttgtaatttaaGGCAGATGAAGGTAATGAATTGATACACTGGTGACTATTTTTCTGTTAATACACCctttaaatatttgtctgtCCAAAAGCTGATTTTACCTGCCTTCTGCTAGAATCTGCTAGAATATTACACCTTTTAATATTTCAGGTAGCAGCAGAATCTGCTGTACTATGGAGAAACTTCTTGTCTTCTGATGTTTAGTACCTCAGGGTTTAGAATTGATAAAAGTTTCAATAacttgaaacttttttttctccgCAGGAAAAACTGGTATCTTCCTGCTCCAGAAGTTTTGCCAAGAAGCCCTATTCAGTTTAAACTTCTGTCCAAGAAACTGATGCCTTGGAACTCTGTCAGGTTAAGCTTTGAAGTATCTGGTGAGTGACTGAAGCTTCTTATTTAtgatttgtgtttatttttatgccCATGATAAATCAGGCTTTGACTCCAGTACTGCAGGTTCTAGTGCTGTTCCCAAGCTAGTAAGCTTTCTGAGATTAGCGTGAATTAATTCAGTTTCATGCACACTAGAAGCTGTGAGTAGTGCCTTGCAGTTCTTATTTCTGGAACTGGTAACCTCATCTGTCTTGAGTAAGTCTTAATTGTTTTACAGAAGGTCCTTTCTAAGCTGGATCTTGTAGCATTTTATATGTTAATGTGTATAAgacttttttatatttattattataaaatgtCCTGTTACATCTCTGTTACATCATCATCTCACTTATCCCAGTGCTTAGAAAAAATGGGAGCATCTTCTGTAGAGAAGATGTTTCTGTCGTGCCTTGGAAGACATGAGTAGTAGTTCAAGGATGCCCTGCTGTTCCGTGGGAAAGCAGGTGGTTACTCTGCCTCTGCCTGTTGATACACGTGGACACAcatctctgtccctgcaggcccgAGCCACATGTCCCTGTATGTGCGGCCGCGCGCGGGCTCGGCGCTGTCCCGCTGGTCCCTTGGGGACGGAATGCCAGTCGCCAGCGTGGGGGGAGACTACTTTGTGTTCTACTCCCACGGGCTGCATGCAGCTCCCTGGCACTTCTGGGTGGAACTGACGGTGAGTGCGGCACCACTGGAAACTGGTGATGCCTTGGTCCATCCCCTTCCCACCATGCCTGCATTCCTGTGTGAAAAATGTCACAGTAACTTCCTAatgctttgctttatttggtAGATCTTAATACTAGTATCCTCCTTTTGATATATAGATCGGCTCCCATGTATTTTCTATGAGTAGTCCACCATCCTGACAAAGAgccaagagaaaatatttttttgtctgtgtggtCTTTGATCATAAGTTTTGATTTCTCTGATCATAACCTCACAGTTCCTGAAGTTCTAACtttattactgttatttcaGAGTTGATTTTTGTTATTATGAGTagttctctttccctttctcctctcttttttgcttggttttgggaAATTATAGAATCCTTGGTGGAAAATGTGCCTGTCCTGAAGCTGAAGAGAATTgtaaaagctttgttttctaaattttcttttacattatttttagcTGGAAGCAAGGCTTCCAGCATTGCTGTTTGAGTGGGATTTATTATCTGCCTCTCCACTCTTCTAACTTgcaaaggaataattttttgtgGAGCTGTATGTTTTTAGGTTTAGCAGTATGGTTTTGCATGTATGTTTTTACTATAGGTTTAGCACTTATCCTTCAAGTAAATATTACAAGAATCTTTGAAAGTTCAGAAAGtccatttttccttcctgcactAGGCAGTCTAAACACAAATAATCCTCAAAGGGTTCTAGATAAGGCAGACAGGAGTCTCAAGTGTGACAAGCCTTGCAAGTCTGATAGAGGCAAAGCTAGGCTGAAGGGGGTTTGCCGTAGAAAGATCAGTGTAAACACTGTGTTGGAGTCCATATTTTGATGTGTCAGCAAAAGAGACAGATACAAACACTGAAGTAGGAGCACATGGAAGCTGTGTAACACAGCAGAGGCACTGTGATCTAAACATCTCGTTGCCAGTTCATTTCAAATATTACTCGTCATGTAATCAGACTGATATGTTGAAAATAGGGAGTGTTTTAACATAGAGGAAAAGAACTGCAGGATGGACTAAGAACTGCAGGACAGATATTGTCTGTAGAAAACTGCATTTGAATTGATCTATGTTGAAGAGTCAGGAACAATCATAAAGACTGTGTTGTCCTTTTCTCACTTTCAGGCCCCAGAGAGGCATTCTGATGGAATAGTCTCCCTCGCCATAGCAGCACATTACTTTTTTGGGGAAGATCAAAAGTCGCCTCAACTCTATGCCTTACTGGAAAGGTTTCCAAACTGGACGTTTTCTTCTGGCTGGTCCTGTACCTATGacctttttgtcttttaattttgaCAGCAATGCTGCAGGGCTAATAGGGTTATCTCTGATGCAGCATGCCCTTATGGCAAGCACTTTCTAACAACATGCCAGAGACTTCAgcaagaatttaaaatacttcagcaaAAGGTGTTTCTTTGGCAGTTTGACTATTTAAAGACTACTGCTATCTTGGGGATATAATGATACTTTTCTGAATGCAGTTCACCTTAGCTCTTCCACTGAAGTGGCAGTGTGGCTAGTGggtttcttaaaatgaaaactgcacTTGATGAGGTAATATTAGCATAAAAAATAGTGGCAATTGTGATAGGAGGGCTTCATGGAATTATTTTGATActatgtaaaataaaactgtacTTCACTGATACATGGAGTATCACCTACCAATCTTATCCATCCTATTCAAGCCTGATCTCCAGCTAGAAGGTGTTTGTTCCTGTGGGagcatggcagaggtggcaaaGTTTTGAGCATTACTTTTGTCACTGGATGAAGTCACTGAAAGCTGTGGTACTCATGTGGGTTGTGTTGAGTCCTTGGCAAATGCACAACGCAGAGAAATCAATATTATGATGGGATGTGGTAATTGTTTATCCAAATTGTATGTTTCTGTTAAAAAACTTAGTCCTACCCCTTTTCCTGTATCTTTGGTGTTACAGCATGAGTGGCTAAGTTCAAGTAGTTTTGTTCCTATTGGGATCTTTCACTATCAGCACATGAGCATGTAACTTGCTCTCTCATATGTAAGAGTTCTAAGTTCTTACTCCTTTAAGTGGATGTCTTATAATTAATCTACTCtaaattttcagtttccttcCAATTTATTAGAATTGGCTAATTTTGGTATCTCCTCTGGAGAAACTTTTGGTAGTGTGTCAGTATTGCACTTGCTAATACATTTTACTATTTCTTACAATAAGGTTTCCTTTCCTTAAGGAAAAGCACCTAAAAGAGTAATCTTGAAAAGATGTCTAATATTCTGGATtgctcttattttattttcataggatggattttaaaaatgacTGTGTTTTAGAGTATCTTCCAATTTTAATTGGCAAGCTTTGAAATCAGAATTACTGACCTCTTTTCTTTTATACTTACCaggtttttggggttatttAGTGCAGTGGTTAATATTTAAGGGtaatttttgaaattcaaaGAACTTGATGTATCTGAAgaaacttaattattttttccaaattatatataaaacatttgGCTATACCAATATTGTGCTACaaatttaaatagtttttttaatCTCATGTATTGGCTTCATACAGAGCAGATTCTGTGCGGGCATCATCATTTTGAGTAGAAACATGCTAGTACTGGtaagtttgcagagcacatgaaagaaaattgcGTGACAGTTAATTTCTGTGAGCTGTGATGGATAACAACTCTCCAGTCAGGTATTTTTCCTGTGGCTTGTTCGTAGTTGTGTGTAACAGTGGAAAGAACCAGTGTCATTGGTTGCAAGGGACATTAACAAAGATTGTCAGCTCACTCATGGACTAGGGTAAGAGGTTTAATTACTGTAATCATAATGAAATGGCCATCAGTATCTTAAAACCTGTGGGTTTATACATTAATGTGCATTAATCATCACTCACTTGATTGTATCTGATTTGAAAGTAGAGCCCCTATATTATTTAAAAGTGCTATTAATGATTTGAAAATCAGAGTTACGAACGAAAACGCCTGTGTCTTGAATCTCAACGAATGTGTTGTACTGTACTCTAGCTGATGCACAGCTAGTTAACTAAAGCTGCACTGATATTTACCATCTTTctcagttttgatttttgtgttttgcttatGATTTAAAGCTTTGGAAGTGCCGTGAAGAATTTATACTGGGAgccaaaaagataaaaatacctGTAAATACCTGTTGGCAATTTCTGAAACTTTTAAGTGAAGCAATAACTTCTGCTGTCTCAGGATTTAATCCttgtttaattaaatttattatgaGGTATATCTGGTTTGTTGCAAGTTTCTGTCTTTGTAAGTAAAAGC contains:
- the ERMP1 gene encoding endoplasmic reticulum metallopeptidase 1, which gives rise to MERGGDTAGWRLRATAAQRDRRRPPPREDGDPGAGGKKRGGRRPLVPLPEARGAPLVLLYLLGLRALAQVSHRQLLSRPPAAAGPRDFSASRARGYLDNITAIGPRTVGSPENEVLAVNYLLEQIRGIERESTDAHRISVDIQRPTGSFSIDFLGGFTSYYANITNVVVKLEPRNGAEHAVLSNCHFDSVPNTPGASDDAVSCAVMLEILNTLSKSLESLQHAVIFLFNGAEENILQASHGFITQHEWAKSIRAFINLEAAGVGGKELVFQTGPENPWLVQAYVVAAKHPFASVVAQEIFQSGIIPADTDFRIYRDFGNVPGIDLAFIENGYIYHTEYDTSDRILTDSIQRAGDNILAVLKYLATSEKLAKSFEYRHGNVVFFDILGLFVLAYPARVGAIMNYITAAIAFFYLSKKVLQPKPRAVHNLKRLLTAFSLTLTSWVCTLLAVLMVAMFVSFIGRALSWYTHFYVSVSLYGTAAAAKLILVHMLAKKFFYKNVNEQFLGDVFFDASLMIWSIALAVMTQIGLCSAFICTLWVVFPLLTKLMIHKEFNQKGATIKFIVMYMLGMFVPYLYMLYLSWTVFEMFTPVMGRSGSEIPPDMVLAGFIVIFTMILSSYFINFIYLVKSTKTTLVTLTAVFVVTLILVCSGIFFPYSSDAANPKPKRVFLQHTSRRFHDLDGNLVKSDSGIWINGFDYNGISHITPHVPEINDTIRTPCEEQAPFCGLPWILPVHFMFRKNWYLPAPEVLPRSPIQFKLLSKKLMPWNSVRLSFEVSGPSHMSLYVRPRAGSALSRWSLGDGMPVASVGGDYFVFYSHGLHAAPWHFWVELTAPERHSDGIVSLAIAAHYFFGEDQKSPQLYALLERFPNWTFSSGWSCTYDLFVF